Proteins encoded by one window of Blautia argi:
- a CDS encoding LytR/AlgR family response regulator transcription factor has product MVRIGICDDEKAVVYQLKEILENILQDINTEYEIFCYFSASDLLKNIANLNLIFLDIEMPEIDGISAGKEIHSLYADCKIVMATSRVERFKETFKFGAFRFVTKPFDREEIKEALESYEQQLIGREKISVYKDRVEYSIVQSKILYAEAYNGYTEFSIGNQRYRKECSLNVLEKVLDSRCFYRINKQYCVNLFYIQEYNKGKIKFASVESRVSRRKQKDFEKLYNEFQIVYR; this is encoded by the coding sequence ATGGTAAGGATAGGAATATGTGACGATGAGAAAGCAGTGGTTTATCAGCTAAAAGAGATTCTGGAAAATATTTTGCAGGATATCAATACAGAATATGAAATCTTTTGTTATTTTTCAGCATCAGACTTGTTGAAAAATATAGCAAATCTGAATCTGATTTTTCTTGATATAGAAATGCCGGAAATAGATGGAATTTCGGCAGGAAAAGAAATTCACAGTCTTTATGCTGACTGTAAAATCGTGATGGCAACAAGCCGGGTAGAGCGATTCAAGGAAACTTTTAAATTTGGAGCATTCCGGTTTGTCACAAAACCATTTGATAGAGAAGAAATCAAGGAAGCATTAGAATCATATGAGCAGCAGCTTATCGGAAGAGAAAAAATAAGTGTATATAAAGACAGAGTGGAATATAGTATTGTGCAATCTAAGATTTTGTATGCAGAAGCATATAATGGATATACGGAATTTTCTATTGGCAACCAAAGATACAGAAAAGAGTGTTCTTTAAATGTTCTAGAGAAAGTGCTGGATTCCCGATGCTTTTACCGGATTAACAAGCAGTACTGTGTCAACTTGTTTTATATTCAGGAATACAACAAAGGAAAAATTAAATTTGCTTCTGTAGAAAGTAGGGTTTCCAGGAGAAAGCAAAAAGATTTTGAAAAACTTTACAATGAATTTCAGATTGTTTACAGGTGA
- the ispF gene encoding 2-C-methyl-D-erythritol 2,4-cyclodiphosphate synthase, producing the protein MRVGMGYDVHKLTEGRDLILGGVKIPWEKGLLGHSDADVVVHAIMDALLGAAALRDIGRHFPDTDPQYKGISSIKLLQHVGKLLEEKMYVINNIDATIIAQKPKLLPYIDTMISNVAEALHLEEDQVNIKATTEEGLGFTGSQEGISAHAVCALTHVQDFMGDDRIQRGCGGCCNRE; encoded by the coding sequence ATTCGAGTAGGAATGGGATATGATGTCCATAAGCTGACAGAGGGCAGAGATTTAATCTTAGGTGGGGTGAAGATTCCCTGGGAAAAAGGGCTTTTGGGACATTCAGATGCAGATGTGGTGGTGCATGCCATTATGGACGCTCTTTTGGGAGCAGCGGCTCTTCGAGATATCGGAAGGCATTTCCCGGACACAGATCCCCAGTACAAGGGGATTTCCAGCATAAAGCTTTTGCAGCATGTGGGAAAGCTGCTGGAGGAAAAGATGTATGTGATTAATAACATTGATGCCACCATTATTGCCCAGAAGCCAAAGCTTCTGCCTTATATAGATACCATGATTTCCAATGTAGCAGAGGCGCTGCATCTGGAAGAAGATCAGGTAAATATTAAGGCAACCACAGAAGAGGGGCTGGGCTTTACGGGAAGCCAGGAAGGCATTTCTGCCCATGCGGTCTGTGCGCTTACCCATGTGCAGGACTTTATGGGAGATGACAGAATACAGAGAGGCTGCGGCGGGTGCTGCAACAGGGAGTAG
- a CDS encoding L-ribulose-5-phosphate 4-epimerase: protein MLEELKKAVYEANMLLPKYNLVTFTWGNVSQIDRETGYFAIKPSGVDYDKLTPEDMVIMDLDGNKIEGKYNPSSDTPTHLELYKAFPKIGGIVHTHSSWATSWAQAGRGIPCYGTTHADYMYGEIPCVRCLTKEEIEGAYEKNTGLLIADYFKDKDYEAVPAVLCKNHGPFTWGKDGHEAVHNAVVLEEVAKMAARCESINPQVQPAPQELQDKHYYRKHGANAYYGQK, encoded by the coding sequence ATGTTAGAAGAATTAAAAAAAGCAGTGTATGAAGCAAATATGTTGCTTCCGAAATACAACCTGGTGACCTTTACCTGGGGAAATGTAAGCCAGATAGACCGGGAAACCGGATATTTTGCCATTAAGCCCAGCGGTGTGGATTATGATAAGCTGACACCTGAGGACATGGTGATTATGGATTTAGATGGAAATAAGATTGAGGGAAAATACAACCCTTCTTCTGATACTCCAACACATCTGGAACTATATAAGGCATTTCCGAAAATCGGAGGAATCGTACATACTCATTCTTCCTGGGCAACCAGTTGGGCGCAGGCAGGAAGAGGAATTCCCTGCTACGGAACCACTCATGCAGATTATATGTACGGAGAAATTCCCTGTGTGCGCTGCCTGACAAAAGAAGAAATTGAAGGGGCATATGAGAAAAATACAGGACTTCTCATTGCAGATTATTTTAAGGATAAGGATTATGAAGCAGTGCCTGCAGTGCTTTGCAAGAACCACGGTCCTTTCACCTGGGGGAAAGACGGACACGAGGCAGTGCATAATGCGGTTGTATTGGAAGAAGTGGCAAAAATGGCAGCCAGATGCGAGAGCATCAACCCACAGGTACAGCCAGCCCCCCAGGAACTGCAGGATAAGCATTACTACAGGAAACATGGGGCAAATGCTTATTATGGACAGAAATAA
- a CDS encoding IclR family transcriptional regulator, which produces MENKNPIQVADRLFLVLETLAETGPVPLADLCRHLDLNKSTVHRLLSSLIYMGYVKQDSETGKYALSFKLLTLSNKLMSHMDILETVRPFLKKLSEETGETVHFVQLDGLDAVYIYKEESYQNSIRMVSKVGSRIPLYCSGVGKAMAADMKETQIREIWDNSPIRKLTPHTIIHYTQFLDKIKEVQQKGYALDDEENELGVRCIAVSIPDFKGRPKYAFSISAPVARMSDKRIEELSKIVLHIKKEITANMR; this is translated from the coding sequence ATGGAAAATAAAAACCCCATTCAGGTGGCTGACCGTCTGTTTCTGGTACTGGAAACCCTGGCTGAAACAGGACCTGTACCCCTTGCTGATTTGTGCCGCCACCTTGATTTGAATAAAAGCACGGTTCACCGTCTGCTCAGCTCCCTGATTTACATGGGATATGTGAAGCAGGATTCGGAAACCGGAAAATACGCTCTGTCCTTTAAGCTGCTTACCCTTTCCAACAAGCTGATGAGCCATATGGATATTCTGGAAACCGTTCGCCCGTTTTTAAAAAAGCTTTCCGAGGAAACCGGGGAAACGGTACACTTTGTACAACTGGACGGCTTGGACGCTGTATATATTTATAAAGAGGAGTCCTACCAGAACTCCATTCGCATGGTTTCCAAGGTAGGTAGCCGTATTCCCCTGTATTGTTCCGGTGTGGGAAAAGCCATGGCGGCAGACATGAAGGAAACCCAAATCAGGGAAATCTGGGACAACAGCCCTATCCGAAAACTAACGCCTCATACTATCATTCATTATACCCAATTTCTTGATAAAATAAAAGAGGTTCAGCAAAAAGGATATGCCTTGGACGATGAGGAAAACGAGCTTGGCGTGCGTTGTATTGCGGTCAGTATCCCGGACTTTAAAGGACGTCCTAAATACGCCTTTTCCATTTCCGCCCCTGTGGCAAGAATGTCAGACAAACGCATTGAAGAGCTTTCCAAAATCGTACTGCATATCAAAAAAGAAATTACTGCAAATATGCGCTAA
- a CDS encoding sensor histidine kinase yields the protein MLLQKEEETRKYRHDITNHLMCLKALADDKKTELVSHYIETLQKDMQQIQNKNYDTGNLILDILLNYHTGRIRKKTQIRVIGKCNDAIPIDEVDLCCIFANLFQNAVEAVNRIQGDEERHIYIYFKEYAGSLSCQIKNSIQEESVRLGKDGLPVTSKKEGKNHGMGMKNVKEMIEGKNGLFNFKVQGEEFICTIMLRYNQ from the coding sequence ATGCTGTTGCAAAAAGAAGAAGAAACCAGAAAATATCGTCACGATATTACAAATCATCTGATGTGTTTAAAAGCACTTGCAGATGATAAAAAGACAGAGCTGGTTTCTCATTATATTGAAACTTTACAAAAGGATATGCAGCAGATACAAAATAAAAATTACGATACAGGAAATCTTATATTGGATATTTTGTTAAACTATCATACAGGCAGGATTAGAAAGAAGACACAGATTCGGGTTATAGGGAAGTGTAACGATGCGATTCCGATAGATGAAGTGGATTTATGTTGTATTTTTGCAAACTTGTTTCAAAACGCAGTAGAAGCAGTAAATCGAATACAGGGAGATGAAGAAAGACATATCTATATTTATTTTAAAGAATATGCAGGAAGTTTGAGTTGTCAGATAAAAAACAGCATACAAGAAGAGAGTGTAAGATTAGGAAAAGATGGATTGCCTGTGACATCAAAAAAAGAGGGGAAAAATCATGGTATGGGAATGAAAAATGTAAAAGAAATGATAGAAGGTAAAAATGGATTGTTTAATTTTAAAGTACAGGGGGAGGAGTTTATATGTACAATCATGCTGAGATATAACCAATAA
- a CDS encoding metal-sensing transcriptional repressor, which yields MQADKAKINRLLKTARGQIEGILKMVEEDRYCMDISHQLMATEAILNKANKEILTAHLKSCVTNAKTDEEREEKVDELVAMLGKIM from the coding sequence ATGCAGGCAGATAAAGCAAAGATAAACCGATTATTAAAAACAGCCAGAGGGCAGATTGAAGGAATTTTAAAAATGGTAGAGGAAGACCGCTACTGTATGGATATTTCTCATCAGCTTATGGCTACAGAGGCAATTTTAAACAAGGCAAACAAAGAAATTTTAACTGCGCATTTAAAAAGCTGTGTTACCAATGCCAAAACCGATGAGGAGCGGGAGGAAAAGGTGGACGAGCTGGTTGCCATGCTGGGCAAAATCATGTAG
- a CDS encoding S66 family peptidase has product MREERHIWKAKALGLWTEACTSKGNFYRSGTIKERAEEFNQLLYREDISILMAAIGGNNTNSILPYLDYEYLKAHPKIIIGYSDTTALLLAVYEKTGLPVFYGPALASSFGELPPFVDWTYAQFETMLQGYGKLPYTFPTPEYWTDEFIDWNRQTRGKEERENQWICVNPGQVKGRLIGGNLNTMEGFFGTEYMPEIRKGDLLFIEDSLKDACTIERSFSLLKLAGVFEKVGGIILGKHEKFDDNGTGRKPYEILLEVLGTPKIPILADFDCCHTHPMLTLPIGSEICLDAGAKSVTLLTNPLEKLR; this is encoded by the coding sequence ATGAGAGAGGAAAGGCATATTTGGAAAGCAAAGGCTTTGGGATTGTGGACGGAAGCTTGTACAAGCAAAGGGAATTTTTATCGTTCCGGCACCATAAAGGAGCGGGCAGAGGAGTTTAATCAGCTTTTGTACCGGGAGGATATTTCCATACTTATGGCAGCCATAGGAGGAAATAATACCAATTCAATTTTACCATACCTGGATTACGAGTATCTGAAAGCCCATCCGAAAATCATCATAGGGTATTCGGACACAACGGCATTGCTGCTGGCTGTTTATGAAAAAACGGGACTTCCGGTATTTTACGGACCTGCCCTGGCATCTTCTTTTGGGGAACTGCCGCCTTTTGTAGATTGGACGTACGCGCAGTTTGAAACCATGCTTCAAGGCTATGGGAAGCTGCCTTATACCTTTCCCACGCCTGAATATTGGACAGACGAATTTATAGACTGGAACAGACAGACAAGGGGAAAAGAAGAGCGGGAAAACCAGTGGATTTGTGTAAATCCCGGTCAGGTAAAAGGAAGACTGATAGGTGGGAATCTGAACACCATGGAAGGCTTTTTCGGAACAGAATACATGCCGGAAATCCGAAAAGGAGATCTTCTTTTTATAGAAGATTCCCTGAAAGATGCCTGTACGATTGAACGTTCTTTTTCCCTTTTAAAATTGGCAGGCGTGTTTGAAAAAGTCGGAGGGATTATTCTGGGCAAGCATGAAAAATTTGATGATAACGGGACAGGCAGAAAGCCGTATGAAATCCTGCTGGAGGTACTGGGAACGCCCAAGATTCCAATACTGGCGGATTTTGACTGCTGCCATACCCACCCCATGCTTACCCTGCCTATCGGGAGTGAGATTTGTCTGGACGCAGGAGCAAAGTCTGTGACACTGCTCACAAATCCACTGGAAAAACTCAGATAA
- the gdhA gene encoding NADP-specific glutamate dehydrogenase has product MSYVDEVIEAVVKKNPGEPEFHQAVKEVLDSLRPVVDANEEKYRKEALLERLVEPERVIMFRVPWVDDKGNVQVNKGYRVQFNSAIGPYKGGLRFHPSVYLGIIKFLGFEQVFKNSLTGLPIGGGKGGSDFDPKGKSDREVMAFCQSFMTELYRHIGPDTDVPAGDIGVGAREIGYLFGQYKRIRDAYEGVLTGKGLTYGGSLVRTQATGYGLLYLTEELLKINGKELAGKTVAVSGAGNVATYAIEKAYQLGAKPVTCSDSTGWVYDPEGIDLAALKDIKEVKRARLSEYTSYRPNAEYHEGKGVWTVKCDIALPCATQNELTLEDAKALVANGCFAVAEGANMPTTLEATEYLQENGVIFAPGKAANAGGVATSALEMSQNSERLSWSFEEVDAKLQGIMVNICHNMADAAKKYGFEGNYVVGANAAGFEKVAEAMIAQGIC; this is encoded by the coding sequence ATGTCATATGTAGATGAGGTTATTGAAGCAGTTGTTAAAAAAAATCCGGGAGAACCGGAATTTCACCAGGCAGTAAAGGAAGTTCTGGATTCTTTAAGACCGGTTGTAGATGCCAATGAAGAAAAATACCGTAAGGAAGCGCTTCTGGAGCGTCTGGTAGAGCCGGAAAGAGTCATTATGTTCCGCGTTCCATGGGTAGATGACAAAGGAAACGTACAGGTAAACAAAGGCTACCGCGTACAGTTTAACAGCGCAATCGGACCTTACAAGGGCGGTCTGAGATTCCACCCGTCTGTATATCTGGGAATTATTAAATTCCTGGGCTTTGAACAGGTATTCAAAAACTCCCTGACAGGCCTTCCTATCGGTGGCGGAAAAGGTGGCTCTGACTTTGATCCAAAAGGCAAATCTGACAGAGAGGTTATGGCATTCTGTCAGAGCTTTATGACAGAATTATACCGCCACATTGGTCCGGACACAGACGTACCGGCAGGTGATATTGGTGTCGGTGCAAGAGAAATCGGCTATCTTTTCGGACAGTATAAGAGAATCCGTGATGCATATGAAGGCGTGCTGACAGGAAAGGGTCTGACCTATGGCGGTTCTTTAGTAAGAACACAGGCAACAGGATACGGACTTCTGTATCTTACAGAGGAATTGTTGAAAATCAATGGAAAAGAACTGGCAGGAAAAACCGTTGCAGTATCCGGAGCCGGAAATGTGGCAACTTATGCTATTGAAAAGGCGTACCAGTTAGGTGCAAAACCAGTGACCTGTTCAGATTCCACAGGCTGGGTATACGATCCGGAAGGCATTGACCTGGCAGCATTAAAGGACATCAAAGAAGTAAAACGTGCCCGTCTGAGCGAATATACAAGCTACAGACCAAACGCAGAATACCACGAAGGAAAAGGCGTATGGACTGTAAAATGTGACATAGCTCTTCCGTGTGCAACACAGAACGAACTGACTCTGGAAGATGCAAAGGCTCTGGTGGCAAACGGCTGCTTTGCAGTGGCAGAAGGCGCAAACATGCCGACAACACTGGAGGCTACCGAATACCTTCAGGAAAACGGTGTAATCTTTGCACCCGGTAAAGCTGCAAACGCAGGCGGCGTGGCTACTTCCGCACTGGAAATGTCCCAGAACAGCGAGCGTTTAAGCTGGAGTTTTGAAGAAGTAGATGCAAAATTACAGGGTATTATGGTAAATATCTGCCACAACATGGCAGACGCTGCCAAGAAATATGGTTTTGAAGGCAATTATGTAGTAGGTGCTAATGCAGCAGGCTTTGAGAAGGTTGCAGAAGCTATGATTGCACAGGGTATTTGCTAA
- a CDS encoding sugar kinase — protein MAKKVITFGEIMLRLAPEGYYRFVQADNFGATYGGGEANVAVSLANYGFDAKFVTKLPKHEIGQAAVNSLRKYGVDTTDIVRGGDRVGIYFLEKGASQRPSKVIYDRAGSSIATATTADFDWKKIFDGADWFHFTGITPALNDEVANICLEACKAAKEAGLTISCDLNYRNKLWSKEKAGQVMGEICKYVDVCIANEEDAADVFGIKAANTDVTTGTVNHEGYKDVAKQLADRFGFQKVAITLRESLSANDNNWSAMLYDGTDYYFSKKYKMHIVDRVGGGDSFGGGLICACLNGYDAQSTIEFAVAASCLKHSIEGDFNMVSMDEVAKLAGGDGSGRVQR, from the coding sequence ATGGCAAAGAAAGTAATTACTTTTGGTGAAATTATGTTAAGACTGGCTCCGGAAGGCTACTACCGTTTCGTACAGGCAGACAACTTTGGTGCAACTTACGGCGGCGGAGAAGCAAACGTAGCAGTTTCTTTGGCAAATTACGGATTTGATGCAAAATTCGTTACAAAACTTCCAAAACATGAAATTGGACAGGCTGCTGTAAACTCTTTAAGAAAATATGGCGTTGACACAACAGACATTGTTCGCGGCGGTGACAGAGTAGGTATCTACTTCCTGGAAAAAGGCGCTTCCCAGAGACCTTCCAAGGTTATTTATGACCGAGCTGGTTCTTCTATTGCAACTGCTACAACAGCTGATTTTGACTGGAAGAAAATCTTTGACGGAGCTGACTGGTTCCACTTTACAGGAATTACACCAGCTTTAAATGATGAAGTTGCAAACATTTGTCTGGAAGCTTGTAAAGCTGCAAAAGAAGCAGGTCTTACTATCTCCTGTGACTTAAACTACAGAAATAAACTGTGGTCCAAAGAAAAAGCCGGTCAGGTTATGGGCGAAATCTGCAAATATGTTGACGTATGTATTGCAAACGAAGAAGATGCAGCAGACGTATTCGGCATCAAGGCAGCAAACACAGACGTTACAACAGGTACTGTAAACCACGAAGGCTACAAAGATGTTGCAAAACAGTTAGCTGACCGTTTCGGATTCCAGAAAGTTGCCATTACTCTGCGTGAATCCTTATCTGCAAATGACAACAACTGGTCTGCTATGTTATACGATGGAACAGACTACTACTTCAGCAAAAAATATAAAATGCACATTGTGGACCGTGTAGGCGGCGGCGATTCCTTTGGCGGCGGACTGATCTGCGCTTGCTTAAACGGATATGACGCACAGTCCACTATCGAATTTGCTGTAGCAGCTTCCTGCCTGAAACATTCTATTGAAGGTGACTTCAACATGGTATCCATGGACGAGGTTGCAAAACTGGCGGGCGGAGATGGCTCAGGCCGTGTTCAGAGATAA
- a CDS encoding bifunctional 4-hydroxy-2-oxoglutarate aldolase/2-dehydro-3-deoxy-phosphogluconate aldolase has product MSTVAEKIAELGVVPVVVLEDAKDAAPLAKALVEGGLPCAEVTFRTAAAEESIKVMTTEYPDMFVGAGTVLTIDQVDRAVTAGAKFIVSPGFDPEIVDYCLEKEIPVFPGCITPSEVAQAVKRGLKVVKFFPAEQFGGVATIKAMAAPYVGLKFMPTGGVNAKNLESYLSCDKIIACGGSWMVKGDLVKAGKFDEIKDLTAEAVNLVAEIRNK; this is encoded by the coding sequence ATGAGTACAGTTGCAGAGAAAATTGCAGAATTAGGAGTAGTGCCGGTAGTGGTTCTGGAAGATGCAAAAGATGCAGCGCCTCTGGCAAAAGCGCTGGTAGAAGGAGGTCTTCCATGTGCAGAGGTTACTTTCCGTACCGCAGCAGCAGAAGAGTCTATTAAGGTTATGACAACAGAATATCCAGACATGTTTGTAGGAGCAGGAACAGTTCTGACCATTGACCAGGTAGACCGCGCAGTGACAGCAGGTGCGAAATTTATTGTAAGCCCCGGTTTTGACCCTGAAATCGTAGATTACTGTCTGGAAAAAGAAATTCCGGTATTCCCGGGCTGCATCACTCCTTCTGAGGTTGCACAGGCTGTTAAGAGAGGCTTAAAGGTTGTAAAATTCTTCCCGGCAGAGCAGTTCGGCGGCGTAGCAACCATTAAAGCAATGGCAGCTCCATATGTAGGACTGAAATTCATGCCTACAGGCGGCGTAAACGCAAAAAATCTGGAAAGCTATTTAAGCTGTGACAAAATCATCGCATGCGGCGGAAGCTGGATGGTAAAAGGTGATTTAGTAAAAGCAGGTAAATTTGATGAAATCAAAGACCTGACAGCAGAAGCTGTAAATCTGGTTGCTGAAATCAGAAATAAATAA
- a CDS encoding ABC-F family ATP-binding cassette domain-containing protein: MSILNVQNLSHGFGDRAIFQDVSFRVLKGEHIGLVGANGEGKSTFMNIITGNLVPDEGKIEWAKNVRVGYLDQHTVLEKGMTIRDVLKSAFSWLFELEEQMNQICDRMGEATEEELTKMMEELGTIQDLLTMHDFYVIDSKVEEVGRALGLTAIGLDRDVTDLSGGQRTKILLGKLLLEKPDILLLDEPTNYLDVEHIEWLKRYLQEYENAFILISHDIPFLNSVVNLIYHMDNQELNRYVGDYDHFQEVYAVKKAQLEAAYNRQQQEISELKDFVARNKARVATRNMAMSRQKKLDKMDVIELAKEKPKPEFHFKTARTPSRFVVETEDLVIGYEEPLSKPLNLRVERGEKIVLTGSNGIGKTTLLKSILGLIPALSGKVQLGDYLEIGYFEQEMPKGNKNTCIQEIWDVFPSYTQYEVRAALAKCGLTTKHIESLVRVLSGGEQAKVRLCKIINRESNVLILDEPTNHLDADAKDELKRALKEYKGTILMVCHEPEFYEGLATDVWDCSSWSTRIQ; this comes from the coding sequence ATGAGTATTTTAAATGTGCAGAATTTATCCCACGGTTTTGGTGACCGTGCCATTTTTCAGGACGTTTCTTTCCGAGTATTAAAAGGAGAGCATATCGGACTGGTAGGCGCCAATGGCGAGGGAAAATCTACCTTTATGAATATTATTACAGGGAATCTGGTGCCGGACGAGGGCAAAATCGAGTGGGCAAAAAATGTCCGTGTAGGCTATCTGGATCAGCACACCGTGCTGGAAAAAGGCATGACGATTCGCGATGTACTGAAGTCTGCTTTTTCCTGGCTTTTTGAGCTGGAAGAGCAGATGAATCAGATTTGTGACCGCATGGGAGAAGCCACAGAAGAAGAACTGACAAAGATGATGGAAGAGCTGGGGACCATACAGGATTTGCTCACCATGCATGATTTCTATGTGATTGACAGCAAAGTAGAGGAAGTCGGCAGGGCTCTGGGGCTGACCGCCATTGGTCTGGATAGAGATGTGACGGATTTAAGCGGCGGTCAGAGAACGAAAATCCTGCTGGGCAAGCTGCTTTTGGAAAAGCCGGATATTCTGCTTTTAGACGAGCCCACCAACTATCTGGACGTGGAGCATATTGAATGGCTGAAGCGGTATTTACAGGAATATGAAAATGCCTTTATCCTGATTTCTCACGATATTCCGTTTTTAAACAGTGTTGTGAATCTCATTTATCATATGGATAACCAGGAGTTGAACCGGTATGTAGGGGATTATGACCATTTCCAGGAGGTCTATGCCGTAAAAAAGGCTCAGCTTGAGGCAGCCTATAACCGCCAGCAGCAGGAAATCAGTGAACTGAAGGATTTTGTGGCAAGAAATAAGGCAAGGGTGGCAACCAGAAACATGGCAATGTCCAGACAGAAAAAGTTGGATAAAATGGACGTGATTGAACTGGCAAAGGAAAAACCCAAGCCGGAATTTCACTTTAAGACAGCCAGAACCCCCAGCCGCTTTGTGGTGGAAACAGAAGATTTGGTGATTGGATATGAGGAACCTCTTTCAAAGCCTTTGAATCTGCGGGTGGAAAGAGGAGAAAAGATTGTACTCACCGGCTCTAACGGAATCGGAAAGACCACGCTTTTAAAAAGCATTCTGGGTCTGATTCCGGCGTTGTCCGGAAAGGTACAGTTGGGCGATTATCTGGAAATCGGATACTTTGAGCAGGAAATGCCAAAAGGAAATAAAAATACCTGTATTCAGGAAATCTGGGACGTATTTCCCTCCTATACGCAATATGAGGTGCGGGCAGCCCTGGCAAAATGCGGACTGACTACAAAGCACATCGAAAGTCTGGTGCGGGTGTTAAGCGGTGGCGAGCAGGCAAAGGTGCGTCTGTGCAAAATTATCAACCGGGAGAGCAATGTGCTGATTCTGGATGAGCCCACCAATCATCTGGACGCGGACGCAAAGGATGAACTGAAACGGGCTTTAAAGGAATATAAGGGAACCATTCTCATGGTCTGCCATGAACCGGAATTTTATGAAGGGCTTGCCACAGATGTCTGGGACTGCTCATCCTGGAGTACGAGAATACAGTAA
- a CDS encoding ZIP family metal transporter yields the protein MELFAGIMIPFAGTALGAACVFFLKNEIKPLLQKALLGFASGVMVAAAVWSLLIPAMDMSASMEKFAFVPAAAGFLLGMFFLLGMDKIIPHLHIGESQPEGKKSNLKKTTMLVLAVTLHNIPEGMAVGVVFAGMLAEQTEITLAGAMALSLGIAIQNFPEGAIISLPLKSEKGMGKGKAFLYGILSGIVEPLGAFVTVLLFRFIQPVLPYLLAFAGGAMIYVVVEELIPEASRGEHSNIGTMGFAAGFTLMMILDVALG from the coding sequence ATGGAACTTTTTGCAGGGATTATGATTCCATTTGCAGGTACGGCCTTAGGCGCTGCCTGTGTATTCTTTTTAAAAAATGAAATAAAACCCTTGCTTCAGAAGGCGCTTTTGGGTTTTGCGTCAGGCGTTATGGTGGCAGCGGCAGTGTGGTCGCTTTTGATTCCGGCTATGGACATGTCTGCGTCCATGGAAAAATTTGCCTTTGTTCCTGCAGCAGCAGGTTTTTTGCTGGGAATGTTCTTCCTTCTTGGCATGGACAAAATCATTCCCCACTTGCATATAGGAGAAAGTCAGCCGGAAGGAAAAAAGAGTAATCTGAAAAAAACAACTATGTTAGTGCTGGCAGTGACTTTGCACAACATTCCCGAGGGAATGGCAGTAGGCGTGGTATTTGCCGGTATGCTGGCAGAGCAGACAGAAATTACCCTGGCAGGGGCTATGGCGCTGTCTTTGGGAATTGCCATTCAAAATTTTCCGGAAGGGGCGATTATTTCGCTGCCTCTGAAAAGCGAAAAAGGTATGGGGAAGGGAAAGGCTTTTCTTTACGGAATTCTCTCCGGGATTGTAGAGCCTTTAGGAGCTTTTGTAACAGTTCTGCTGTTTCGTTTTATACAGCCTGTGCTTCCCTATCTTCTGGCCTTTGCAGGAGGAGCTATGATTTATGTAGTGGTGGAAGAACTGATACCGGAAGCCAGTCGGGGAGAACACAGCAACATAGGAACCATGGGGTTTGCAGCAGGATTTACGCTGATGATGATTTTAGATGTGGCTTTGGGATAA
- a CDS encoding YlmC/YmxH family sporulation protein: MRVCELKQKEVINICTCKTLGCPLDVEFDCCTGQIEMLIVPVQGKMCGFFGSVSEYVIPFSCIRQIGEDIILVEIQEEKFLKKE; encoded by the coding sequence ATGCGTGTCTGTGAATTAAAGCAAAAGGAAGTTATTAATATCTGCACCTGCAAAACTCTGGGTTGTCCTCTGGACGTGGAATTTGACTGCTGTACAGGACAGATTGAAATGCTGATTGTACCTGTACAGGGGAAGATGTGCGGATTTTTCGGTTCTGTCAGTGAATATGTGATTCCCTTTTCCTGTATCCGTCAGATTGGAGAGGACATTATTCTGGTGGAAATTCAGGAGGAAAAGTTTTTGAAAAAAGAGTAA